The genome window CAACTGGTCAGCATACCATAGACGCATGCTTAGTGCTGGCAGAAGTGTTCGTTGCGAGCTCCTCGAAGCCATCCATGGCTTCATCTTTAATTCCTGCAGCTGCCGCCGGTCCATGGTCAGCACCCCCTGCCCATCCGCATCTATCAGATCTAAGCTCTCTAACGTCTCATGGTCTGCCACGATAGGATGGAGAAGGTAATGCCGCGCTGAAGCAGCAATCAGCGAGCTGATAGTCCACACTACTCTGCGCTTCAAGCTTCCGTCGTTGTAGAATGACTCCGGGATGTTCCGGCAATCATCACCACCACAAACGTTTGAGGAATTGGGGGGAACTGAAGATGATAAGGCAACGGAGGAGGCGCCAAGGATGACACAGCTTTCGAGGGTGGACCCGAAGTCGGCCCTCCACTTCAACAGGACGCCGTCGTCGACGCCGAGCTCGCTGTCGGGAAGCTCGATGCGGAGGCGCCGGATTTCCTTGAAATTCTTTAAGACCTCCGCTGGGGAATGGTGGGAGACATCGGACGATGGTGTTGAGGATGAAGAGGACGGTGACGCGGACTTCCTGGCCGCAGTGGAGACGACATCAGCTGTCGCCaaggaggatgaggaagaggagaaCAATTGACCGAGGGCGTGGAGGGGCTTGACGAGGCCGCCTAGGACCACGCGGGCGAGGTGGAAGAAGACGCCGCGGGGCTTGTCGGACCCGGCAGCAGCGGAGTCCTCCTCGGTGTCGGGGAAGAGGGAGGGCTCGTCGGAGACGACGCAGTCTACGCGGACGACGATGTCGTCAACGAGGCGGACGAGGGCGTGGAAGCGGCGGGACACGATACAGCACCGCCCCAAGGCCTTGATGTCGCCTACCCGGTTGAATACCACAAGAAGCACCGAGTCCGGCAGCCGGTCGAAGTGGTCAatcccctcctccgccgccgccggatCCCAGCGGCGCGGTAGCAATCCGTCCAGATCGGCCGCGGCTAGGCCGCCGGAGGACATCGGATCGGAGAATTCAACTAGTGGGGTGGAAAAGCAGAGCTGACTCCCAGCAACAGTGGAAAAGCAGAGGTGACGGGATCGGAGAGAAACCCAAACCCTAACCGTAGGTTTTCCGGGAGCACGACTTTTAAAGGGTGCGATGAGGAAGGAGGAAACGTTTTGGCGTCTGCTGTTTCTTACAATTTTTTTAACGTATAATTCTATTTAACaaataaaagggaaaaaaacaTACTTCCAAATAAATTTTCCTTTGCattgagaaaaatatttaaatataattaattacctCCTTTCCTTTCTCACTctctaattaaattattattggaGTTTAAGGATATCAATATAGTTGATAAATACTTTGATAAATCATTCTAAAATTCTCGATTTGTATCTAATTTTCATCACTTATATTTTtccaaaaaattattattgtaTATACACGCTGATTAActacttaaatattttattatcactttatatttgattttaatttactaatttattttgatatttatgtgAACATCCATATAATTTTATGAATGAGAAAGTTTGATGGAACACATTTGGTCGTCCAACGAATGCATTTATTCCATCACATTATATGTTGGAGATGAGTTATAGATTAAAATGAATGATAATCTATTCAAACATCAGAAAAGCCTTCTTTTTTCACTCTGTAAttaatttcatctgaaatatatatttatttatattgatgatgagATTACAAACCCTAATTTGATATGATTTCCACATGACAGAGATAGTATTTAAGACAGAAATTGAAGCTTTTCCTAGCCATTTAATCTTTTGGAATCACCTAATCAAGCTTATCAACGTATTGTTAGAAATAAGAGTATATAATTTTTGGTTTCATATGATTTATCATTAAAAACAATTGGAAAGCTACTTATTAAAACTCTTTgccaagaacaaaaaaaatggtTGTATAGACAAAAAAGATTAGGGCAAGGATAAGTTTGAAGTCACCATCCAGTTGTGTTCAATCAAAAATTTCACAGGAATAAAATTagaaaattttcctttttttttcttctagttCTCAATTATCAAAACTTGGAAAGCTACCTTATAAAGCACTAGTGTCTCTATGTGGAACATGCATcacatcaaatatcaacatgtagggTCTATTTGCCAGCCACAATGTGTGCAACTTAATGTTGTATCAAAAAGTTTCCAAGATTGGTTCCTTGGTTGGCTAAGTGTCAGGATAGGGATCAGATAGCTACATTTCACATTTGATTCTAATGACATGGACTTTTGTGTTGAGACAATCAACAAGACACCAAGAGATGGATGTTCTTGTAATCATGTGCAATAATAGTTTGTCATTCATTATAATGGATAATTATGGCCTGTATTATGAAAGCCCTTACCACACACTGTTTGATAACTTTGAGATAATGCTTGTAAAAAGATTTATCAGTAAGCACAAACAATTCAAACATTGAGATCAGAATTAGGCCACACACTTCAGCAGACCAGAAAAATAACTACTACATCTACCAACTTCACAAGGACTAATTTTCTAATTCAATTGACCCTTCAAACTAGTAAATAGCAAGTACTGACGAAAATTGTTCTTAACCATCTGAAATGAGAAAGTTTGTATGTGCCAAACCTGGGAGAATTTACTTACATCTGGTGTTGGATAATCCTGCTCTGTTCTTGTACTCTACAATGCAGAAAGATTGATTGGTACTTTCTCTTGCATTGATTCATCTGCTCAATGTTATGGAACAGAAAGATTGATTGGTACAGACATGTTTTCATTTGcacaaaaaggaagaaaaaaagaaggattgaTTGGTACAGACATGTTTTCATTtacacaaaaagaaagaaaaaagtttCTAATTGACACTCGATGAAAAATTAAGTCAACTAAGAGAGTTTTAGATTTATGATCATATGCAGCCAAATATCTTTGGTTCTAATGATTGCCATGTCCCATGCATGTGACATATGTTCAATGGTTCCTGACTAATCATTCATTGTACAGAACTCTTCAGCCAAGACAGCACTAAAAAAGTGTTCTTGCTGACAAGGGACAAGGACCTTGGATGAGTACTGATGACAAGGATGGATCAACAAATTCCATTGATTGGGGAGCACCTGTTCTTTTATCATGCCCAACATCAGtttaaaaggaagaaaaatcagTTAAAATGCTTGAAAGGCAGCCAAGGATCATGGAATGATTGGATTAAAAATGTATGCAGCCTTATTCTGCATATGGAGATATGTCTCATGCAACAAGATCAATGCCGTCAAAGTTTCTATCACAGCAATCATATCTCAGTATCATGATCCATGCAGCCTCACCTTGATCATTATAATGTTTAAGAGGAAATGGTAAAGGAATCATACTTTTTAAGCTAGTGTTTATTGATAAGAATCTGGAGAATCAACCTTCAAAATGCAAGTTTTGCTTAGAAAATAAAAGGACAGAGTGAGAAGACTTCCTTACATGTTCTCCATCAAGAAGAAAAACTCTGAGACTGTATGCCTGTACTGGGAGAACACATCAAGAATCATACGAGATGAGGAATGCAGCCAAAGAATGCTATCACTGGCAAATGTAATCAAATCCTTCCAAGAGTTCTTCCTCAATGCAAAATTTTTATCTCCCACATCATGCTTCAGTTTTACTTAAAAAGGATCCCCATATCATGTTGAAAAATTAGACAACGTAATAAAATATTTCTACTTTACCTGgaagaatataaaatatttctcatATGATTGAGACAACATAAGAAGTTACCATGACTTAAGGATTGCACAATAGATCAAACTTCATATTTAAAAATGGTCTTCTAATTAGCACTCATCTAACAGATATTTTCATCTACAAACTGTTGTGAAGTCAATGGTATGTAGAGTGATGTCTAAATACATGAAATTTGCCATAACTTACTGGCTAAATATTATTCACATACATTTTCTAAGAAAAAGATATCAAATTGTCATTCTCTTAATCTAAAAGTACAATAAGTGATTCCTAGAAAGGGAGAAAAGTAGATTATAAATGATATAAATCACAAGGTGTCACGATTGTGTAACGTTATAAAAGATCACTTAGCATCACCAAAAGCTCTTATGTACAACACCCAACCTAATATGAGAATAAACACACAATGTAACTATAATACCCAACCCAATATGAGAATAAACACACAATGTGTCTTAAGAGGATAAAAGTAAACGCACAAGGGATTAACATgctacaaaatattttataagaataagaTCAGCTAAGTGTATAGTTCTTAAGAGGATAAGATGCTTACTCGTGCCATCAAATTAAACATCATGGATTGAATTGAAAAGATATCAGATGCCATTAATGGTACAAAATGGTTTAATCATTTCATAAGGTCCAAGAAGACAAAGCCATTCCATAGGCTATGTAATAGCATTGAAGCCAGCAAGTTCCTTGATCTTGCAAATACAGCTCCCATCACTACCCCAAGGAATACCAATGGAAGTAGTCTCTGTGCATTAAAATGTGCAAGTGCAAAAGCAACTGCACTTACCAAAATTGACCCCCACAGTGGCATGTACCTGGTGAGTGAAGGGAGAAGAAAGCCACGGAATACAATTTCCTCCCAGACAGGTGCACAGACCGAGACCACAACAGCATAAAGAGCCATGGCCACAGGATCACGAGCCAAAATTGATTGCTCAACACTGGAGACTCCTACAGGAGGGGCAGGGAGAACTGGAACCAAGTTGATGTTGATCTGGGATAGAAAATTGACCAATGGAAAGAGTAGGCACCCCAGAGCGACATCAAAGTGCCAGCAACCTTTCAAACTGAACTGAAACCAGCCTGATGGAAGGGGACGGAATCTAGCAAGACATCGGTGGAGGATCGCAATTCCAGCTAAACCTTCGGCTACATCAGTAAGAAGGCTATATAAGGCCTGACCTCGGTGTGTCAATGACTCCTTGCTGAAACCAGCAGCATGAGCCAAGAATGGAATTATCCAGGATCCCACAAACCAGAATGAAGCAATCCAAAGAAGCATAACCTGCAAATTTATTGCTTTTACCAATTTTACTCATGAAACAAGAACTGTAATATTGACTTCGATTCAAAAATATAAAGCCACAGTTTAAGCAGAAAATTGATTAAAATAAAGCATGATACAAACAGAACAAGCCATTTGTTATTTCTTCATGGGTGTTGACAATGTTGATACCTGCCCCATCCTGAAGCACCAAAGAAGTGGAAACAAGCAGGGAAGAAAATCAAGGAACAATCTTATGTGTTACTTCCCATGTCCATTTACATAGATTAGTCAAATTCATGCCAACAAGTGTGTCAAAATAAGAATACATAGATGGTCAATCAATTGGGACCTAGCCTGATCAGTTGGACCTACTTCAGACTTATCAAATCAGAAGACTGAAAAagtaaatcaatcatataaatccATTGAATTTGCATCATTGGTCTATGGTCACACAAATAAAGCTTGATAAATCAGCTTCTTTATCTGATCAATTGACTGACCCAATTGGAAAGACAACTTTATATTTTCATAAGAACTAGTACCTCGATGAACAAGGGTTATTTTAATGATGCTCAGAATTTTAGTGAAGCTAACTATGTCTGAATAACAAAGAGAGAACAACACAACCATCTTCTTGAAAGTTCTTGTAAGTGATTCCAATAggtgaaaaaaaaatcatttgatgAGTGATTCAACAAGAGTAGATTGATAGACAGCACATGAGGCAACTCGAGATCACTTGAAATCTTGATTAGGATCAAAAGGTGGCATGCATGACAAAGGTATATCAGAGTCGAGGATCTGCAAGTCCACTTAGACCACTGTGAACTCAGTAATAATATATGATTGGTATTCTTTTTTGCAAAAATCAGTTTTCCACATAAATCCTGTGTTTCATAATGTTTGTTTGCCACTGTGCAATGTGTCAATTTTTCAATGTTTGCTGGTATTAGCTTCTGTTGAGAAACACTTACACACACTGAAGATGAATGTTAAAAAATCATATGAACAGTGTGTCTATTCTGGTTGAAATAATTTGACTTCTTAAGTTCTGCCCTGTCTTCAATTTAAATACCCTCAAAACCAAGAAAATCTGATAGGATGGTTTcaactaaatataaaataatataggtCCTGATGCTAAAGTATAACATATTTCACTTAAAATTTTGAATCTCAAGCAGAGTTCCTAtgtgggaaacccaaaagcaattcacagAAATGACATGGATGTCAGTCAAATATTTTTCCCAGAACACCTGGATGCATGAAGCTGAAAATATGAGAAGCATTAGCAGTACTGGCAATAGCTAGGCTAGTAAAAAACAAGGAAATTGTATGTGGTACTTCTATCAAGACACATTGAGATGCAAGCAGTTGTTTTGGTCTTGAATCTCACAAGAGGCTTGGCAGCTTAGCTACACAGAAAGGTCATATGTTCAAGAATATATTTGGTTCTCAGAAAGGTATGCTTCAATTTCTTCTGCTTACTTAGAAAAGAATTGACTATGGCCAACTGAAATAATATTCAGTATGATAAATTACTCTttgaaaacttaaaaataaaaaaaatgatatatatacatatttatatatccaCAGAATATGAACAAATTAAGGTAGATGAGAATGCAACAAGTCAGTATTACATAGAGAACAACTCAAAAACAATAAGACCTCCTAAAAAATTGCAGAACTTCAAGGCCTATTGCCAACATATATCAAATATATGGGATCAGTCTGATCAGAGCACAACTCGAATGTAGGAGGACTTATCATaagtttttcttaaattttatgaCTGACTGTCAGAGTCAATCCATCAAACCACTTTTTAGGTGACAACCATCAACAAcgagaaaattttaaaaacaaaaaCAGCTAGTTCTAGGGGGAAGAGCATTCGAAAAAGAGCTACCTTATTTAACTCAATTTAAGCTTGTGTATATGGAGAAAACTTCAAAATTTCTCTATACCAAAGGacagtaaatcataaaagaaagCATAATTCATCaaaaagtaaaacaaaaaaaagtaaCATGTTGCAAGCAAAGGAAGGTATACCATCATCTTAGAATATTTTACTTTAACTAAAAAAGGTTCGTCAAAAGACTAATATAAAATGCACTAACCTGGACAATCGTCTCCACCGTCCATGGTACCGTCCAAGAATtaccattaaaaataaaaatcctgTGTGATACCTGAAAGAACATAGACTGTTAGATAGAGATGATTGAATTCATTAAAGAAAAATCTAAGTCAAAGAGCCTTGTTTTTTCCCTCAATCCTAAGCTTCTCATGcccatttatatataaaaaagaaaaagcttaTTCAGTGACAAAGCGGAACAACTTATATACCAAATGGAACTGAATCTAAATCtataacaaaattataaaaaaaagaagaaaaagct of Musa acuminata AAA Group cultivar baxijiao chromosome BXJ1-7, Cavendish_Baxijiao_AAA, whole genome shotgun sequence contains these proteins:
- the LOC135678095 gene encoding F-box protein At5g46170-like; translated protein: MSSGGLAAADLDGLLPRRWDPAAAEEGIDHFDRLPDSVLLVVFNRVGDIKALGRCCIVSRRFHALVRLVDDIVVRVDCVVSDEPSLFPDTEEDSAAAGSDKPRGVFFHLARVVLGGLVKPLHALGQLFSSSSSSLATADVVSTAARKSASPSSSSSTPSSDVSHHSPAEVLKNFKEIRRLRIELPDSELGVDDGVLLKWRADFGSTLESCVILGASSVALSSSVPPNSSNVCGGDDCRNIPESFYNDGSLKRRVVWTISSLIAASARHYLLHPIVADHETLESLDLIDADGQGVLTMDRRQLQELKMKPWMASRSSQRTLLPALSMRLWYADQLELPNGMVLWGATLLAIRPSEEQMSEAGFSGSIGSSDNCWVSDAFEEPYKSATSTLMKRRTYCLEMNSF
- the LOC135678096 gene encoding uncharacterized protein LOC135678096, which codes for MASSSRPLARVHRRIMGFAFGEGSRVLNSSSSNLRPLTMSSACRSLALPLPPLTPLPSPSRARSSSRTVFSPPSTSLGFRGVQSLSSRRAPKKRWRFGDVSCFMHEEEEGTSSSERGFGFMEIKGGEESGEIKLDETSKENRGWISRIQKVSHRIFIFNGNSWTVPWTVETIVQVMLLWIASFWFVGSWIIPFLAHAAGFSKESLTHRGQALYSLLTDVAEGLAGIAILHRCLARFRPLPSGWFQFSLKGCWHFDVALGCLLFPLVNFLSQININLVPVLPAPPVGVSSVEQSILARDPVAMALYAVVVSVCAPVWEEIVFRGFLLPSLTRYMPLWGSILVSAVAFALAHFNAQRLLPLVFLGVVMGAVFARSRNLLASMLLHSLWNGFVFLDLMK